A genomic region of Gemmata massiliana contains the following coding sequences:
- a CDS encoding dihydrofolate reductase family protein produces MQPLRYSINVTLDGCVDHRAGIPDEELHRHHARNIEQADALLLGRVTYQMMEEAWRPVAETGERPDWMAEWMVPFAKSIHAVKKYVVSGTLERVDWNAELLRGDLGEAVQRLKREPGKGINLGGVTLPLALAELGLIDEYELVVHPRIAGHWPTLLAGLSKCVDLKLVSRVELGSGAVAMRYVPK; encoded by the coding sequence ATGCAACCCCTTCGGTATTCCATCAACGTCACTTTGGACGGGTGCGTCGATCACCGGGCCGGCATCCCGGACGAAGAGCTGCACCGTCACCACGCCCGGAACATCGAGCAGGCCGATGCCCTTCTGCTCGGCCGAGTGACCTACCAAATGATGGAGGAGGCGTGGCGGCCGGTCGCAGAGACGGGAGAACGGCCGGACTGGATGGCCGAGTGGATGGTGCCGTTCGCCAAATCGATCCATGCGGTCAAGAAGTACGTCGTGTCGGGAACCCTGGAACGGGTCGATTGGAACGCGGAACTGTTGCGCGGCGATCTGGGGGAGGCCGTTCAGCGGCTCAAGCGGGAACCCGGCAAAGGAATCAACCTGGGCGGCGTGACGCTCCCGCTGGCGCTGGCCGAGCTGGGATTGATCGATGAGTACGAGTTAGTCGTGCATCCCCGGATCGCAGGTCACTGGCCGACGTTGCTCGCGGGTCTCTCGAAGTGTGTCGATTTGAAGCTCGTGAGTCGGGTGGAACTCGGCTCGGGTGCGGTGGCGATGCGGTATGTGCCGAAGTAG
- a CDS encoding VOC family protein, giving the protein MSVKRMDNVGIVVEDLDAAIKFFTELGLTLEGRAPIEGDWAVDVTGLPGQRVEIAMMRTPDGHSRLELSRFLAPPVVADHRNAPVNALGYLRVMFTVTNIDDTLARLENRGAKLVGKVVNYQDVYRLCYIRGPEGILIGLAQELK; this is encoded by the coding sequence ATGTCCGTGAAGAGAATGGACAACGTCGGCATCGTGGTCGAGGACCTGGACGCCGCGATTAAGTTCTTCACCGAACTCGGCCTCACGCTCGAAGGGCGTGCCCCGATCGAGGGCGATTGGGCGGTCGACGTCACCGGGTTGCCCGGCCAGCGCGTCGAGATCGCCATGATGCGCACGCCGGACGGACACAGCCGGCTCGAGTTGTCCCGGTTCCTCGCTCCTCCCGTGGTCGCCGATCACCGCAACGCCCCGGTGAACGCCCTCGGTTACCTCCGCGTCATGTTCACCGTGACGAACATCGACGACACGCTCGCCCGTCTCGAAAATCGCGGCGCGAAGCTCGTCGGGAAAGTGGTCAATTACCAGGACGTCTATCGGCTTTGCTACATCCGCGGCCCCGAAGGAATCCTCATCGGGCTGGCGCAGGAACTCAAATAA
- a CDS encoding dihydrofolate reductase family protein, protein MRKIKVIAHTSLDGVISPENEGSGGWTAPYRSPKGAALVAEAQGTHFDLLLGRRTYDLWAGFWPKAPSSPFADRLNAATKYVATAQPEGLEWGPVSHLGADVVDRVRGLKASDGPDLVVWGSTTVTSVLFKEELVDEVVLCVIPVLLGRGKRFFSDSADPRELAFVSSKATPTGVLINTYCRGA, encoded by the coding sequence ATGAGGAAGATCAAGGTCATCGCACACACCTCGCTGGACGGCGTGATCTCGCCCGAGAACGAGGGCAGCGGCGGATGGACGGCACCCTACCGATCACCGAAGGGTGCGGCGCTCGTCGCCGAGGCACAGGGGACGCACTTCGACTTGCTGCTCGGCCGCCGCACCTACGACCTCTGGGCCGGGTTCTGGCCGAAGGCCCCGAGCAGCCCGTTCGCGGATCGCCTGAACGCCGCGACGAAGTACGTCGCGACCGCCCAGCCGGAGGGCCTCGAATGGGGTCCGGTCAGTCACCTCGGTGCGGACGTCGTGGACCGGGTCCGCGGCCTCAAGGCGAGCGACGGCCCTGATCTGGTCGTCTGGGGCAGCACGACCGTTACGTCCGTGCTGTTCAAAGAGGAGCTGGTCGACGAGGTGGTGCTGTGCGTCATCCCGGTCCTGCTGGGTCGGGGCAAGCGCTTCTTCTCGGACAGTGCCGACCCCCGTGAGCTCGCGTTCGTCAGCTCGAAGGCCACGCCCACGGGCGTTCTGATCAATACCTACTGCCGCGGAGCGTGA
- a CDS encoding DsbA family oxidoreductase encodes MVTIDIYSDVICPWCYIGKRRMEKGLAGQTATVRWHPFELNPNMPPEGTERQAYRIKKFGSWERSLELDAQVGRAFAGEGLAFNSEKMARTPNTFDAHRIVWLAGEKGVQDAVMEALFKAYFTDERDLSDRATLAAVAVEGGLDAGEVSELLAGDRGSAEVREWEQKGQRLGISGVPFFVINGKVALSGAQPPEMFRAAIEQATEAGARDTCEVDPATGERTC; translated from the coding sequence ATGGTGACGATCGACATTTACTCCGACGTGATTTGCCCGTGGTGCTACATCGGCAAGCGGCGGATGGAGAAGGGGTTGGCGGGCCAGACCGCCACGGTCCGCTGGCACCCGTTCGAGCTGAACCCGAACATGCCGCCCGAGGGCACCGAGCGGCAGGCGTACCGGATCAAGAAGTTCGGGAGCTGGGAGCGGTCGCTCGAACTCGACGCCCAGGTGGGCCGGGCGTTCGCCGGCGAAGGCCTCGCGTTCAACTCTGAGAAGATGGCGCGCACGCCGAACACGTTCGACGCGCACCGGATCGTCTGGCTGGCCGGTGAGAAGGGCGTGCAGGACGCAGTGATGGAGGCGCTGTTCAAGGCGTACTTCACCGACGAGCGCGATTTGTCCGATCGGGCAACGCTCGCGGCAGTGGCGGTCGAAGGCGGGCTGGATGCGGGCGAAGTAAGCGAACTGTTGGCGGGCGATCGCGGCTCCGCAGAAGTCCGCGAGTGGGAGCAGAAGGGGCAACGGCTCGGCATCTCAGGCGTTCCGTTCTTCGTCATCAACGGCAAGGTCGCTCTGTCCGGTGCCCAGCCGCCGGAGATGTTCCGGGCGGCGATTGAGCAGGCGACGGAAGCCGGGGCCAGGGACACATGCGAGGTCGATCCGGCGACCGGTGAGCGGACGTGCTGA
- the tnpC gene encoding IS66 family transposase: protein MTPPALPPDVFDALPPAVQAYIRYLEARLADLEARLGQNSTNSSKPPSSDPPHVKAAPPKVPFGKRKGGQPGHPKRSRPDLPADTVIELRPSTCDRCAHVLTGDDAQPLRHQVIELPPVRPQVTEYRRHRLACPNCGRVSCPALPAEVRGGYGPRVQAMCALLSGAYRVGKRGVARLCGDLFGVPISPAAVCGLQRKTAAALEPVVREAHAYVVGKAANVDETGWREGRKRGWLWVAVTASVTVFLVRLSRARAVLADLIPGELGVLTTDRYSAYAHLPVDQRQVCWAHLRRDFQAMIDRKNDGSVVGEDLLTYADILLSQWKRVRDGTLTRRGFRQSYLGWLRAGMRDFFRRGIESACAATAGVCRELLATEPALYTFAAVGGVEPTNNAAERALRHAVCWRKMSFGTDSVSGSRFVERVLTVVASCRQQGRSVLEYLVRACAAAARRELPPPLLLASGERGERVCR, encoded by the coding sequence ATGACGCCTCCTGCGCTACCACCTGATGTGTTCGACGCACTTCCGCCGGCGGTGCAGGCGTACATCCGTTACCTCGAAGCCCGGCTCGCTGACCTCGAAGCTCGGCTCGGGCAGAACTCGACGAACTCCTCAAAGCCTCCATCGTCCGACCCTCCGCACGTAAAAGCAGCTCCGCCGAAGGTTCCATTCGGCAAGCGCAAGGGCGGTCAGCCGGGGCATCCCAAGCGATCCCGTCCCGATTTGCCTGCGGACACCGTGATCGAGTTGCGGCCGAGTACCTGTGACCGATGCGCGCACGTGCTCACCGGGGACGATGCTCAACCGCTCCGTCACCAAGTCATCGAATTACCGCCGGTTCGCCCGCAGGTGACCGAGTATCGTCGGCACCGGCTCGCGTGCCCGAACTGCGGGCGGGTCAGTTGCCCGGCGCTCCCGGCTGAGGTCCGAGGCGGATACGGGCCACGTGTGCAGGCGATGTGCGCACTCCTCAGCGGGGCGTACCGGGTCGGCAAGCGCGGCGTCGCGCGGCTGTGCGGGGATCTGTTCGGCGTGCCGATCAGCCCGGCCGCCGTGTGCGGCCTCCAGCGGAAGACTGCAGCCGCACTGGAGCCGGTCGTACGGGAAGCCCATGCGTACGTCGTCGGGAAGGCGGCGAACGTGGACGAGACCGGTTGGCGGGAAGGGCGCAAGCGGGGTTGGCTGTGGGTCGCGGTGACCGCGAGCGTGACCGTGTTCTTGGTCCGCCTGTCCCGCGCGCGGGCCGTGCTGGCCGACCTGATTCCTGGCGAACTTGGCGTGCTGACCACCGACCGGTATTCGGCCTACGCCCACCTCCCGGTGGACCAGCGCCAGGTGTGTTGGGCGCACCTCCGGCGGGACTTCCAGGCGATGATCGATCGGAAGAACGATGGGTCGGTGGTGGGCGAGGACTTGTTGACCTACGCGGACATCCTGCTCAGCCAGTGGAAGCGGGTGCGGGACGGAACCTTGACCCGCCGCGGCTTCCGGCAGTCCTACCTCGGGTGGCTCCGGGCCGGTATGCGAGACTTCTTCAGGCGCGGGATCGAGAGCGCGTGCGCGGCCACGGCCGGGGTGTGCCGTGAGTTGCTGGCCACCGAGCCGGCTCTGTACACGTTCGCCGCCGTTGGCGGGGTCGAGCCGACGAACAACGCGGCCGAGAGGGCGTTGCGGCACGCCGTCTGTTGGCGGAAAATGAGTTTCGGAACCGATTCGGTCAGCGGGAGCCGGTTCGTCGAGCGGGTTCTCACCGTCGTGGCTTCGTGCCGACAGCAGGGCCGCAGCGTGCTGGAGTACCTGGTCCGTGCCTGCGCGGCGGCAGCACGACGGGAGCTGCCACCGCCCTTATTGCTCGCGTCCGGTGAGCGCGGGGAGAGGGTATGCCGCTAA
- a CDS encoding phenylacetate--CoA ligase family protein, with protein sequence MLQQLSHLRETLNRAAQGSKYYARVLAGCDLNLQSIDEMRQLPILTRSLLMIHGLEMLITGAVPEYIRNTSGTTYGGASEPPLVRFISEEERRAWLRLHEVMMQGVKGPLPLAARLLSLDHGLDMPGAMPGFFPLPLEKAAHFRQIVHLLSSSYSFAGYSERIQLLIGSVTLLKSLTIMCLEHGVNASAFGVKLIKAHSQQLTPRWRGLLESYWEAEVEEVYGLSEVPGLYARRCDSCSLYHFTPLAAAEILDPISGKPVTSGVGKIIATGLYPLVSIQPIIRYDTEDIIEVSKDVCESAGARGFEFLGRQKHVILHPTATPCVSLLTPRMLNHILDDYPDIGIVPNDRAKHLPIRAGFGYQKYGLSMTRNDISDSVAIDLNIELCWSPLQYPRAAQELKAAITQRILTISPPLAKSIENKLISFNICFHEPGSTQLISGK encoded by the coding sequence ATGCTACAGCAGCTATCACATCTCCGCGAAACGCTCAATCGTGCAGCACAGGGGTCAAAGTACTATGCAAGGGTGCTGGCCGGATGCGATTTGAACTTACAATCGATAGACGAGATGAGGCAGCTGCCAATCTTAACAAGATCACTCTTGATGATTCATGGCCTGGAAATGCTGATTACAGGGGCGGTGCCAGAGTACATTCGGAACACATCTGGGACAACATATGGAGGCGCGTCCGAGCCGCCGCTTGTACGGTTTATAAGCGAAGAGGAGCGGAGAGCTTGGCTACGGCTACACGAAGTGATGATGCAGGGGGTGAAAGGGCCTCTGCCTCTTGCCGCTCGACTTCTCAGTCTCGATCATGGGCTAGATATGCCAGGTGCGATGCCAGGCTTCTTTCCTCTTCCTCTCGAAAAGGCTGCACATTTTCGACAAATTGTACATTTGCTGAGTTCAAGCTATTCATTTGCCGGATACAGCGAGCGAATCCAACTACTTATTGGAAGCGTGACGCTATTAAAATCATTGACAATTATGTGCTTAGAGCACGGGGTTAATGCATCAGCGTTTGGAGTTAAACTGATTAAGGCACATAGCCAGCAGTTGACTCCTCGCTGGCGAGGGTTGTTAGAATCGTATTGGGAGGCGGAAGTGGAAGAGGTATATGGCCTTTCGGAAGTGCCTGGGCTGTATGCGAGAAGGTGCGATTCTTGTTCGCTCTACCATTTTACACCACTAGCAGCGGCCGAGATTCTAGATCCAATTTCGGGAAAGCCTGTGACAAGTGGAGTGGGTAAGATCATAGCGACTGGACTGTACCCACTGGTCAGCATTCAGCCCATCATCCGATACGACACTGAGGACATTATCGAAGTATCAAAAGACGTATGTGAATCTGCTGGCGCCCGCGGGTTTGAGTTCTTAGGCCGTCAGAAGCATGTGATTCTGCATCCGACAGCAACCCCCTGCGTCTCGTTACTGACGCCACGGATGTTGAACCATATACTCGACGATTACCCAGATATAGGCATTGTTCCGAATGACAGGGCCAAGCATCTGCCAATCCGCGCCGGGTTTGGTTATCAGAAATACGGCCTTTCGATGACTCGCAATGATATTTCAGATAGCGTGGCAATTGATCTCAATATTGAGTTGTGTTGGTCGCCACTTCAGTACCCTCGTGCCGCGCAGGAGTTGAAGGCGGCGATTACACAACGGATTCTTACAATATCGCCTCCACTCGCCAAATCAATTGAAAACAAATTGATTTCTTTTAACATTTGTTTTCACGAGCCTGGGTCGACGCAATTGATTTCTGGCAAATAA
- a CDS encoding radical SAM protein: MPPNSKEHVRFNYLKKLFRTEIRSDLNAFARGELKGPLLIEFDPTTACNYSCPECISAGLLNKERIPTERIVSLIREFARAGVKGIIFIGGGEPLAHKCMPDPIRQSHELGIAVGLTTNGSLIGRHLDVLAECVSWTRVSMDAATETTYLTFRPNKIKDSFAKVVKNIEDLAKRKRGSLGYSFLVMQRQHPPVTVDGLGLPCRRESITNAHEIYQAARLAKEIGCDYFEFKPMVDSAHYLLTFSPELRALIDEQHRRCLELQDDGFEIIAPKSIEYLHRTDNPVQPKTYATCPTMELRTLVTPSGIYPCPYHRGRGDKRLGTVDDSPFDEFWESDARKTAMTLIDPRRDCGFYCIRHDNNLVLGAIRDLHRLNIPLLDHIEETEGIDDPFF; encoded by the coding sequence ATGCCGCCCAACTCGAAGGAACACGTGAGGTTCAACTACCTGAAAAAGTTGTTCCGAACCGAGATTCGCTCCGACCTCAATGCGTTCGCTCGAGGCGAGTTGAAGGGACCACTCCTGATCGAGTTCGACCCGACCACCGCCTGCAACTACTCCTGCCCGGAGTGCATCAGCGCAGGCCTACTCAACAAGGAGCGGATCCCGACCGAGCGGATCGTGTCCCTAATACGGGAATTTGCTCGGGCAGGGGTGAAGGGGATTATCTTCATCGGTGGCGGCGAACCGCTAGCCCATAAATGCATGCCCGACCCGATTCGGCAGTCGCATGAGTTGGGCATTGCTGTCGGTCTTACGACCAACGGTAGTCTTATCGGGCGTCACCTCGATGTGCTCGCCGAGTGCGTCTCCTGGACTCGGGTGTCGATGGACGCCGCTACCGAGACGACTTACCTCACCTTCCGTCCGAACAAGATTAAGGACTCTTTCGCCAAGGTGGTCAAGAACATAGAAGATCTCGCCAAGCGCAAGCGCGGCTCGCTCGGGTATAGCTTCCTGGTTATGCAGCGGCAGCATCCGCCCGTCACAGTTGACGGACTGGGGCTACCGTGTCGAAGGGAAAGCATCACTAACGCCCATGAGATCTACCAGGCCGCCCGGCTCGCCAAAGAGATTGGGTGCGATTACTTCGAGTTCAAACCTATGGTCGATTCGGCCCACTACCTGCTAACGTTCAGCCCCGAACTTCGCGCCCTTATCGACGAGCAGCATCGGCGGTGCCTCGAACTACAAGACGATGGGTTCGAGATCATCGCCCCAAAATCCATCGAGTATCTACATCGCACTGACAACCCGGTCCAGCCGAAGACTTATGCAACCTGCCCGACGATGGAACTCCGTACCCTCGTCACCCCGTCCGGCATCTACCCCTGTCCGTACCACCGCGGCCGGGGGGACAAACGGCTTGGCACAGTTGACGACAGCCCTTTCGACGAGTTTTGGGAGAGCGACGCCCGCAAGACGGCCATGACCCTGATCGATCCGCGGCGGGACTGCGGCTTCTACTGCATCCGCCACGACAATAACTTGGTCCTGGGGGCAATCCGTGATCTCCACCGGCTGAACATCCCACTTCTTGACCACATCGAGGAAACAGAGGGCATCGACGACCCGTTCTTCTAG
- a CDS encoding mevalonate kinase family protein, with product MPTVTRAYVPARICLAGENVDWLAGPVMTVALADLRTEVAVSAGPDDWVDVRYESPIPGRVQFPLDAENSQVAACSDYIEAVVRTVAAVGSKLSGLRVTITSTVPVTGGLASSAALCVAGVAALARHSGLSLSPGDVAALAYSAERTGMGIECGQMDQYAVAVGGLLSLGCSTTPPAINRLPTGDDIRFVVGTTGSFAPFSGVVSGLKLRWQEAEPGLIRYVARTVQAIHRTIPLLDARVRTPQVLGELVNECQDSIERDKGVKNQTLERLIAAAKAAGAYGAKSTGARETGGSMFAVTDTAQVEAIVQAIKAVGGIAIASAPDLDGIVYDTA from the coding sequence GTGCCGACCGTCACCCGCGCCTACGTGCCCGCACGAATCTGCCTGGCTGGGGAGAACGTTGACTGGCTTGCTGGACCGGTAATGACCGTCGCCCTGGCAGACCTCCGCACTGAGGTCGCGGTGAGCGCCGGGCCGGACGACTGGGTAGATGTCCGCTATGAATCGCCAATCCCTGGCAGAGTCCAGTTTCCTCTCGACGCAGAGAATTCGCAGGTCGCTGCTTGCAGCGATTATATTGAGGCGGTCGTCCGGACCGTCGCCGCCGTTGGATCCAAATTGTCCGGACTTCGTGTGACAATCACCTCCACCGTGCCAGTCACCGGCGGGTTAGCGTCGTCTGCTGCGCTCTGCGTGGCGGGGGTAGCGGCCCTCGCCAGACACAGCGGGCTGTCCCTCTCGCCGGGAGATGTGGCCGCCCTCGCCTACTCGGCGGAGCGAACCGGGATGGGGATAGAGTGCGGGCAGATGGATCAGTACGCCGTGGCAGTCGGCGGTCTGCTGAGCCTCGGGTGTTCGACCACTCCGCCTGCCATCAATCGCCTCCCGACTGGGGACGACATCCGATTCGTCGTCGGCACGACGGGATCCTTTGCACCATTTTCTGGTGTTGTCAGTGGCCTCAAACTGCGCTGGCAGGAAGCCGAGCCGGGGTTAATCCGCTACGTCGCGCGTACCGTGCAGGCTATCCATCGCACCATACCGTTGCTCGACGCCAGAGTTCGGACCCCACAGGTACTCGGGGAACTGGTCAACGAGTGCCAAGATTCGATAGAACGCGACAAGGGTGTGAAGAACCAGACCCTCGAACGACTCATCGCCGCCGCCAAGGCTGCCGGGGCATACGGGGCGAAATCGACCGGCGCACGGGAGACGGGCGGGAGCATGTTCGCTGTCACCGACACAGCCCAAGTGGAGGCGATCGTGCAGGCGATCAAGGCAGTCGGTGGGATCGCCATTGCGTCGGCCCCGGACCTGGACGGAATAGTCTATGATACCGCGTGA
- the ltrA gene encoding group II intron reverse transcriptase/maturase gives MSLPTPVPTVEKLQTALQAKAKAAAGYRFYTLWDKVCRPDVLAEAYRRCRANRGAPGVDGQTFEQIESAGVVPWLAALQEELRRQEYRPQPLLRVWIAKSNGGQRPLGIPSIRDRVAQMAVLLVIGPIFEADLCDEQYGFRSGIDAKMAVRRVYFNVTERGLREVVDADLSDYFNTIPHGPLMRCLSRRIADGSVLSVVKRWLQAPVVERHERGERRTTVAADTNRGTPQGGVASPLLANLYFRRFVLAWKQFGHEQRLRAHVVNYADDLVICCRPGSGAEAMATFRKLIVRLGLSVNERKTRLATLPEESIDFLGYTIGQFHGRNGRPYIGTRPSKKSVCKLRARIHEETSSRWNWQQPAERVEVLNPILRGWCGYFNQGPVVRVYRAVRAYIERRFRRWLMRREQRRGTGYKRYPDRYLYEELGLFPVPDQRATTPNAKT, from the coding sequence ATGAGTCTACCAACCCCGGTTCCTACGGTTGAGAAGCTCCAGACGGCGTTGCAAGCGAAAGCCAAGGCGGCCGCGGGCTATCGGTTCTACACGCTGTGGGACAAGGTCTGTCGTCCGGACGTTCTGGCCGAAGCGTACCGACGTTGCCGCGCGAACCGCGGGGCGCCGGGCGTGGATGGACAGACGTTCGAGCAGATCGAGTCGGCCGGTGTGGTGCCGTGGCTGGCGGCGTTGCAGGAGGAGTTGCGGCGGCAGGAGTATCGCCCGCAACCCCTCCTTCGGGTGTGGATCGCCAAGAGTAACGGCGGGCAGCGCCCGCTGGGCATACCGAGCATCCGCGACCGGGTGGCGCAGATGGCGGTGCTGCTGGTCATCGGGCCGATTTTCGAGGCGGACCTGTGCGATGAGCAGTACGGGTTCCGTTCCGGGATCGATGCCAAGATGGCCGTGCGGCGGGTGTACTTCAACGTCACCGAGCGGGGTCTACGAGAGGTAGTGGACGCGGACCTGTCCGACTACTTCAACACGATCCCGCACGGCCCGTTGATGCGGTGCCTGAGCCGGCGAATCGCGGACGGCAGCGTGCTGTCGGTCGTCAAGCGCTGGCTTCAGGCGCCGGTGGTGGAACGGCATGAGCGGGGCGAACGACGCACGACGGTGGCCGCGGATACCAACCGCGGTACGCCACAGGGCGGAGTCGCCTCACCCCTGTTGGCCAACCTGTACTTCCGGCGATTCGTTCTGGCGTGGAAGCAGTTCGGCCACGAGCAGCGTCTCCGGGCCCATGTGGTCAACTACGCGGACGATCTGGTCATCTGTTGCCGACCCGGTTCCGGGGCGGAAGCGATGGCCACCTTCCGCAAGCTGATCGTCCGGCTGGGGCTGAGCGTGAATGAGCGGAAGACTCGACTCGCGACGTTGCCGGAGGAGTCGATTGACTTCCTCGGCTACACGATCGGGCAATTCCACGGCCGGAACGGTCGGCCGTACATCGGCACCCGGCCGTCAAAGAAGTCGGTATGCAAGCTCCGGGCTCGAATCCACGAGGAGACGTCGAGCCGCTGGAACTGGCAACAACCCGCGGAGCGGGTCGAAGTGCTCAACCCCATCCTTCGTGGCTGGTGTGGGTACTTCAATCAGGGTCCGGTGGTCCGGGTGTACCGTGCGGTCCGCGCGTACATCGAGCGGCGTTTCCGCAGGTGGTTGATGCGTCGGGAACAGCGGCGCGGTACGGGGTACAAGCGTTACCCGGACCGCTACCTGTATGAGGAACTGGGGCTCTTCCCGGTCCCCGACCAACGCGCAACTACGCCGAATGCGAAGACTTGA
- a CDS encoding alpha-amylase C-terminal beta-sheet domain-containing protein, with protein MKLGHGACGETGHVGVQQNDCTAPLLDSTNHRDGTDSWADFKSPDWGLNTITRNDDAFDPIRQPNSPIKNTPVAQRGAEEERPSEYASHGGTTYEYGDFRDIDHTNKQVRRDIIKYLLQLKSFGYRGWRYDMVHGYHAKRLAVYNKRSNPTFSVGEYEWHAHADQRGWIKYTATSEPGDLKTASSVFDFTTFGTLKNNKGQYRNWYAFDNGLGMMGDTTEGKPWKQRAVTFVENHDTGYRTKPNGSPEKDHEKDSFANNWEVEQAYAYVLTHTGVPCVYWKHYFDWGGDLRERIKALINARKVAGVHSGSDLYVQQNAKAKGVYAARVKGSKGDLYVRVGGTDADWQPSSSNYKDYREYAAGEGWRVWVGILNNPAVQQASLKQPLPVPEYKKPEDIDVPDAWLDL; from the coding sequence ATGAAGTTGGGACATGGTGCCTGTGGTGAGACCGGCCATGTTGGGGTCCAGCAGAACGACTGCACCGCGCCACTCCTCGACTCTACCAACCACCGCGACGGGACCGACAGTTGGGCGGACTTCAAGAGCCCGGACTGGGGCCTGAATACGATCACCCGCAACGACGACGCTTTCGACCCGATACGGCAGCCCAACTCGCCGATCAAGAACACCCCCGTCGCGCAGCGCGGGGCGGAAGAGGAGCGGCCATCGGAATACGCCTCGCACGGCGGTACCACGTACGAGTACGGCGACTTCCGCGACATCGACCACACCAACAAGCAGGTGCGCCGTGACATCATCAAGTACCTGCTCCAACTCAAGTCGTTCGGCTACCGGGGGTGGCGGTACGACATGGTCCACGGTTACCACGCCAAGCGCCTGGCCGTGTACAACAAGCGGTCCAACCCGACATTCTCCGTCGGCGAGTACGAGTGGCACGCGCACGCCGACCAGCGGGGTTGGATCAAGTACACGGCCACGAGCGAGCCCGGCGACCTGAAGACCGCATCCTCGGTGTTTGACTTCACCACCTTCGGCACCCTTAAGAACAACAAGGGGCAATACCGGAACTGGTACGCGTTCGACAACGGCCTGGGAATGATGGGGGACACGACCGAGGGCAAGCCTTGGAAGCAGCGGGCGGTGACGTTCGTCGAGAACCACGATACGGGGTACCGAACCAAGCCGAACGGGTCGCCCGAGAAGGATCACGAGAAAGATAGCTTCGCCAACAACTGGGAGGTGGAGCAGGCGTACGCCTACGTCCTCACACACACCGGCGTCCCGTGCGTGTACTGGAAGCACTACTTCGACTGGGGTGGGGATCTGCGCGAGCGGATCAAGGCGCTGATCAACGCCCGCAAGGTGGCCGGGGTTCACAGCGGCAGCGACCTGTACGTGCAGCAGAACGCGAAGGCGAAGGGCGTGTACGCGGCCCGGGTGAAGGGGAGTAAGGGCGACCTGTACGTGCGAGTCGGCGGGACCGACGCCGACTGGCAGCCGTCGTCCTCCAACTACAAGGACTACCGTGAGTACGCCGCCGGTGAGGGGTGGCGGGTGTGGGTGGGGATCCTGAATAATCCGGCAGTGCAACAAGCCTCGCTGAAACAGCCGTTGCCGGTCCCAGAGTACAAGAAGCCGGAGGACATCGACGTTCCAGATGCCTGGCTGGACCTGTAA
- a CDS encoding transposase — protein MYFDYSNFRTLTSLTAVTRYTLRISRCRHRPCDLFRVPFRPEAEGRLALPHHEFALDVVARVGRLRYAEHRSVPEIHAHLTQLGVTLAERTVTNLLYRYDELLAVALADDDRLRAILQTRGRVVLAIDGLQPDVGHEVLWVLRDVLSGEILLAKSLLSARNQDLAALLEQVRTNCPVPIAGVVSDGQYSIRKAVAKALPGVPHQLCQFHFLREAARPIYEADRHAKKELKKKVRGVRAIERSVDRSRFRIGTERIAERTKRRYSVPCRGLPPGTAESLENP, from the coding sequence CTGTACTTCGATTACTCGAACTTCCGCACGCTCACCTCCCTGACCGCCGTTACCCGCTACACGCTCCGCATCTCCCGATGCCGGCACCGGCCCTGCGACCTGTTCCGCGTCCCGTTCCGGCCCGAGGCCGAGGGGCGACTGGCGCTGCCGCACCACGAGTTCGCTCTCGACGTCGTCGCGCGGGTCGGGCGCTTGCGGTACGCCGAGCACCGGTCCGTGCCCGAGATCCACGCCCACCTCACGCAACTCGGCGTGACACTGGCCGAGCGCACGGTCACCAACTTGCTCTACCGGTACGACGAACTGCTTGCCGTCGCACTGGCGGATGACGACCGGCTCCGCGCGATCCTTCAGACGCGCGGGCGGGTGGTTCTGGCCATCGACGGTCTTCAACCCGACGTCGGGCACGAGGTGCTGTGGGTTCTGCGCGACGTGCTCAGCGGCGAGATCCTGCTCGCGAAGAGCCTGCTGTCGGCGCGCAACCAGGACTTGGCCGCGCTGTTGGAGCAGGTGCGGACGAACTGCCCGGTGCCCATTGCCGGTGTCGTGTCCGACGGCCAGTACTCGATCCGCAAGGCGGTCGCGAAGGCGCTCCCCGGCGTGCCGCATCAGTTGTGCCAGTTCCACTTCCTGCGCGAGGCCGCTCGGCCCATTTACGAGGCCGATCGGCACGCCAAGAAGGAACTGAAGAAGAAGGTCCGGGGCGTGCGCGCCATCGAGCGGTCGGTTGACCGAAGCCGGTTCAGAATCGGTACAGAAAGGATAGCGGAGCGTACCAAAAGGCGCTATTCTGTACCATGTCGCGGCCTTCCACCGGGAACGGCTGAATCGCTTGAAAATCCTTGA